Proteins encoded by one window of Candidatus Nitrosocosmicus hydrocola:
- a CDS encoding 50S ribosomal protein L22 — protein sequence MPDYSYSFQKYEKSRHVRAAIRDKSISHKHSREIALAINNKSIEKAREFLEDVLIKKIAVPYRRYHNEVAHRSNIRDGFCSGRYPHKSTKEFLKLLDNLESNAEYKGMDLDRLKIISVVVHQGTKLKRFTPRAMGRASPKYDTLVHVEIVAMEGRTS from the coding sequence ATGCCAGATTATTCATACTCTTTTCAAAAATATGAGAAGTCAAGACATGTCAGAGCTGCTATTCGAGACAAATCAATATCTCATAAACACTCTAGGGAGATTGCACTTGCTATAAACAATAAATCAATTGAGAAAGCAAGAGAATTCTTGGAGGATGTACTAATAAAAAAAATAGCAGTACCTTACCGTCGATATCATAATGAGGTAGCTCATAGATCAAATATACGTGACGGTTTTTGCTCTGGTCGCTATCCACATAAATCCACCAAAGAATTTCTCAAACTTCTTGACAATCTTGAGTCTAATGCAGAATACAAAGGAATGGATCTAGATAGACTAAAGATAATTTCTGTAGTAGTTCATCAAGGTACAAAATTAAAAAGATTTACCCCCAGAGCAATGGGTCGGGCTAGTCCAAAATATGATACATTGGTTCATGTAGAAATTGTTGCCATGGAAGGAAGGACGAGTTAA
- a CDS encoding 30S ribosomal protein S19: MVREFKFKGYSGDQIQKLSIETLMPLLNSRQRRSLDKRLSTYMNDEKRKFREDLKLARDGKLKGQLKTHLRDMIILPDMIGLTVLVHNGKEFVSYTVRPEMVGHYLGEYAITNKRVQHGAPGVGSSRSSLYVPLK; encoded by the coding sequence ATGGTACGAGAATTTAAGTTTAAAGGATATTCTGGTGATCAAATCCAAAAATTATCAATTGAGACTTTGATGCCTCTTCTGAATTCCAGACAGAGGCGATCACTCGATAAGAGATTGTCGACTTATATGAATGATGAAAAACGGAAATTTAGAGAAGACTTAAAATTGGCTAGGGATGGTAAATTAAAGGGTCAGTTAAAAACACATCTTAGGGACATGATAATACTTCCTGATATGATAGGACTGACGGTGCTGGTGCATAATGGAAAGGAATTTGTTTCTTACACAGTACGACCTGAAATGGTAGGACATTACCTTGGCGAGTATGCAATCACAAATAAAAGAGTGCAACACGGAGCACCTGGTGTAGGATCATCAAGATCTAGCCTCTACGTCCCGCTAAAGTGA
- a CDS encoding 50S ribosomal protein L23, whose protein sequence is MNNLLNSKSLDIDADLASKIILEPYVTEKTFNIIEKENKLSFIVHNKATKGQIVKSMKIIYEADISEVNTFNTIRGKKAIMKFRNVDGARQLATNLGLV, encoded by the coding sequence ATATTGATGCTGATTTAGCTAGTAAAATAATACTGGAACCATATGTAACGGAAAAGACATTTAATATAATAGAAAAAGAAAATAAACTTAGTTTCATAGTTCATAATAAGGCAACTAAAGGACAAATTGTAAAATCAATGAAAATTATTTATGAAGCGGATATTAGTGAGGTAAATACTTTTAATACGATTCGTGGTAAAAAAGCCATTATGAAATTTAGGAATGTGGACGGGGCAAGACAGCTTGCAACGAACTTAGGATTGGTATAG